A region from the Malus domestica chromosome 07, GDT2T_hap1 genome encodes:
- the LOC103413468 gene encoding O-fucosyltransferase 20-like: MARSKNNSTTKKLSYISVPSQIINSLSSSSLQSLLVSPKKSSRSKSSSCLSWLSNYRTPKFWVFFLFLFGIIGMLKLGFNFDRLVPYSPYPCSTTQLQDLVSNRYLKSHMGFASNGENSHQVEVLSESQPLISSGVLQSEVGVEPNSGKVGEEADGSQFWKQPDGLRYRPCLDLTTEYKRASEGIVKDRTKYLIVVVSGGMNQQRNQIVDAVVIARILGAALVVPIFQVNVIWGDESEFSDIFDLKHFKEVLADDVRIVSALPSTHIMTRPVEEKRTPLHASPNWIRSHYHKRIKREGVLLLRGLDSRLSKDLPSDLQKLRFKVAFHALRFAPPILGIGNKLAERMRNKGPYLALHLRMEKDVWVRTGCLPGLSPEYDEIVYNERIRRPELLTGRSNMTYHERKLAGLCPLNAVEVTRLLKALGAPKSARIYWAGGQPFGGKEALLPLIEEFPHFYNKEDLALPGELEPFANRASVMAAIDYIVSENSDVFMPSHGGNMGHVMQGHRAYAGHKKYITPDKRHMLPYFLNSSLPEAEFNRIIKELHRDSLGQPDLRSSRVGKDVTKYPVPECMCNDTNTHSYM; the protein is encoded by the exons ATGGCGAGGTCGAAGAACAACAGCACCACCAAGAAGCTTTCTTACATTTCAGTCCCTTCTCAGATTATCAACTCTCTGTCTTCCTCTTCTCTGCAATCGCTCCTCGTTTCTCCCAAGAAATCTTCAAGGAGCAAAAGTAGCAGCTGCTTGAGCTGGCTCAGCAACTACAGGACCCCAAAGTTCTGggttttcttcctcttcctctttggAATTATTGGGATGCTGAAGCTGGGATTCAATTTCGACCGTTTAGTCCCGTACTCTCCATACCCATGTTCCACAACTCAGCTCCAGGACTTGGTCTCCAATAGGTACTTAAAATCACACATGGGTTTTGCTTCAAACGGTGAAAACAGCCACCAAGTCGAGGTTTTGAGCGAATCCCAGCCGTTGATTTCGAGTGGGGTTTTGCAATCAGAGGTGGGGGTTGAGCCAAACAGTGGGAAGGTCGGAGAGGAAGCTGATGGGAGTCAGTTTTGGAAGCAGCCGGATGGTTTGAGGTATCGGCCGTGCTTGGATTTGACGACGGAGTATAAAAGAGCTAGTGAAGGGATAGTGAAGGACAGGACTAAATACCTGATTGTTGTGGTTTCTGGTGGGATGAACCAGCAGAGGAATCAGATTGTCGATGCTGTTGTTATTGCCAGGATTCTTGGAGCTGCTCTGGTGGTTCCTATTTTTCAAGTTAATGTCATCTGGGGAGATGAAAG TGAATTTTCTGATATATTTGATTTGAAGCACTTTAAGGAAGTTCTTGCTGACGATGTTCGGATAGTTTCTGCACTACCATCGACGCATATAATGACAAGGCCAGTGGAGGAGAAACGGACTCCTCTACATGCTTCGCCTAATTGGATTCGGTCGCATTATCACAAGAGG ATTAAAAGAGAAGGGGTTCTGCTTCTAAGAGGCTTGGATTCAAGGCTCTCTAAGGATCTTCCCTCTGATCTTCAAAAGCTTCGATTCAAG GTTGCTTTTCATGCATTGAGGTTTGCTCCTCCAATTTTGGGAATTGGTAACAAGCTTGCAGAGAGGATGCGCAATAAGGGTCCTTACCTTGCGCTTCATTTAAGAATGGAGAAGGACGTATGGGTGAGGACCGGTTGTCTTCCTGGTTTGAGTCCTGAATATGATGAGATAGTTTACAATGAGAGGATACGGCGGCCAGAGCTCCTAACTGGAAGATCAAACATGACTTACCATGAAAGAAAACTTGCAGGTCTCTGCCCCTTGAATGCCGTGGAGGTGACCAG GTTGCTTAAAGCTCTTGGAGCTCCAAAAAGTGCAAGAATATATTGGGCTGGCGGGCAGCCTTTTGGTGGAAAAGAAGCCTTACTACCGTTAATTGAAGAATTTCCCCATTTTTACAATAAGGAAGATCTTGCTTTGCCTGGTGAACTAGAACCTTTTGCAAACAGAGCTTCTGTCATGGCTGCCATTGATTATATAGTTTCCGAGAATAGTGATGTCTTCATGCCTTCTCATGGGGGAAATATGGGCCATGTTATGCAG GGACATCGTGCCTATGCTGGCCACAAGAAGTATATAACCCCAGACAAGAGGCATATGCTTCCGTACTTTCTGAACTCTTCTCTCCCTGAAGCAGAGTTCAATAGGATCATAAAGGAATTGCACAGAGATTCCTTAGGACAGCCAGACCTCAGGAGTAGTAGAGTTGGAAAAGATGTCACAAAGTACCCCGTTCCGGAGTGCATGTGCAATGATACTAATACTCATTCGTACATGTGA
- the LOC103438492 gene encoding linoleate 13S-lipoxygenase 2-1, chloroplastic-like: protein MKCRPWKEKKMFILDYHDLLMPYINKVREIEGTTLYGSRTLFFLTEDGTLRPIAIELTRPPVADKPQWKQVFTPTWDATGHWLWILAKVHVLAHDSANHQLVVHWLRTHCSTEPYIIAANRQLRAMNPIYRLLHPHLRYTMAINALARESLINADGIIESNFSLGKYCTEFSSVAYDQLWRFDMEALPEDLIRRGMAVKDPTSEHGLKLTIEDYPFANDGLILWDAIKEWVSAYVNHYYPDPNLIESDTELQGWWTDVRTKGHADKKDEPWWPVLKTTESLIHALTTIIWVTAGHHSAVNFGQYTFAGYFPNHPTIARTNMPTEDPSDEFFQNFMKKPEMALLMCFPSQIQATTVMAVIDVLSNHSPDEEYIGDSLEPAWAENPVIKAAYERFSGNLKRLEGIIDERNTNMKLKNRVGAGVVPYELLKPFSTSGVTGMGVPNSISI from the exons ATGAAATGTAGGCCTTGGAAGGAAAAAAAGATGTTTATTTTGGATTACCATGACCTGCTCATGCCTTACATAAACAAAGTAAGAGAGATTGAAGGTACCACACTGTATGGTTCTCGTACACTATTCTTCCTCACTGAAGATGGGACACTGAGGCCTATTGCCATTGAACTCACTCGACCGCCTGTTGCTGACAAGCCACAATGGAAGCAAGTCTTTACTCCAACCTGGGATGCCACCGGTCATTGGCTGTGGATTCTTGCTAAAGTCCACGTTCTTGCTCATGACTCTGCCAATCATCAGCTTGTCGTGCACTG GCTGAGGACTCATTGCAGTACAGAGCCTTACATAATTGCAGCTAATCGACAATTACGCGCAATGAATCCCATCTACAGACTTCTGCACCCTCATTTGCGATATACAATGGCAATCAATGCTCTGGCTCGAGAAAGCCTCATCAATGCAGATGGAATCATTGAGAGCAACTTTTCACTTGGAAAGTACTGCACGGAGTTCAGTTCTGTTGCTTACGACCAGCTTTGGCGCTTTGACATGGAAGCTTTGCCAGAAGATCTCATCAGAAG GGGAATGGCAGTTAAGGATCCTACATCTGAGCATGGCTTGAAGCTAACAATTGAAGACTACCCATTTGCAAATGATGGTCTCATTCTGTGGGACGCCATTAAGGAGTGGGTGAGTGCTTATGTGAACCATTACTATCCAGACCCAAATCTTATTGAGTCTGATACGGAGCTTCAAGGTTGGTGGACAGATGTTAGAACCAAAGGTCATGCAGACAAGAAAGATGAGCCATGGTGGCCTGTTTTGAAAACCACGGAAAGTCTGATTCACGCTTTGACTACTATCATTTGGGTAACCGCTGGTCATCATTCAGCAGTGAACTTTGGTCAGTACACGTTTGCCGGATATTTCCCTAACCACCCTACAATTGCTCGAACCAACATGCCAACTGAAGATCCATCTGACGAGTTTTTCCAGAACTTCATGAAGAAACCAGAAATGGCTCTGCTGATGTGCTTCCCCTCACAGATTCAAGCAACAACAGTGATGGCCGTGATAGATGTACTATCGAATCATTCACCCGATGAGGAGTATATTGGTGATAGTCTAGAGCCAGCTTGGGCTGAAAATCCTGTTATAAAGGCCGCATATGAGAGATTCAGTGGCAATTTGAAGAGGCTAGAAGGAATTATTGATGAGAGAAATACCAATATGAAACTGAAAAACAGAGTTGGAGCAGGCGTTGTTCCATACGAGCTTTTGAAGCCATTCTCAACCTCCGGTGTCACAGGAATGGGAGTTCCAAACAGCATCTCTATCTAA